A part of Myxococcus landrumus genomic DNA contains:
- a CDS encoding anhydro-N-acetylmuramic acid kinase: MGLLSGTSADAVEAALCEITGTGGGARLRLLSHVSLPFPPDLVTRILGSQDARSLSQLDFELGEYFARAALQAIEQAGLSPSDVSAIGSHGQTMAHHPPGAADIPSTLQIGEPAIIAERTGLPVISDFRTRDVAAGGHGAPLVPYFDWVAFRSPEAPRALLNIGGISNVSIIGARLEDTLAFDTGPGNMVLDGLARRVSQGRLPCDVDGTLSRQGKVIPELLTELLADAFLSRPPPKSTGRERYGDTLVERLWTRYPDRPHDVMATALELTVESIARAYETWGAPRAPSLEAMYVSGGGTRNPRLMERLEARLAPLPLRRLDTLGFPEGAKEAALFALLAAEYLVGTPANVPSATGAKRRVVLGKLTP; the protein is encoded by the coding sequence GTGGGACTCCTGTCCGGAACCAGCGCGGACGCGGTCGAAGCCGCGCTGTGTGAAATCACCGGCACGGGCGGCGGGGCCCGGCTGCGGCTGCTTTCCCACGTCTCCCTTCCCTTCCCGCCAGACCTCGTCACCCGCATCCTGGGCTCCCAGGACGCGCGCTCGCTGAGCCAGCTCGACTTCGAGCTCGGTGAGTACTTCGCGCGCGCCGCGCTCCAGGCCATCGAGCAGGCCGGGCTCTCGCCCTCGGACGTGAGCGCCATCGGCTCGCATGGGCAGACCATGGCCCATCACCCGCCAGGCGCGGCGGACATCCCCTCCACGCTCCAGATTGGCGAGCCCGCCATCATCGCCGAGCGCACGGGCCTGCCCGTCATCAGCGACTTCCGCACCCGGGATGTCGCGGCCGGAGGCCATGGCGCGCCCCTGGTGCCCTACTTCGACTGGGTGGCGTTCCGGAGTCCGGAGGCCCCTCGGGCGCTCCTGAACATCGGCGGCATCTCCAACGTGTCCATCATCGGCGCCCGGCTGGAGGACACCCTCGCCTTCGACACCGGGCCTGGAAACATGGTGCTGGATGGACTGGCGCGTCGCGTCAGCCAGGGGCGGCTGCCGTGCGACGTGGATGGGACGCTGTCGCGACAGGGCAAGGTGATTCCGGAGCTGCTGACGGAGCTGCTCGCGGACGCGTTCCTCTCCCGGCCTCCGCCCAAGAGCACGGGGCGCGAGCGCTATGGCGACACCCTGGTGGAGCGGCTGTGGACGCGCTACCCGGACCGGCCTCACGACGTGATGGCCACCGCGCTGGAGCTCACCGTGGAGAGCATCGCCCGGGCATACGAAACGTGGGGGGCGCCTCGCGCGCCGAGTCTCGAAGCCATGTATGTTTCCGGCGGTGGCACACGCAATCCTCGGCTGATGGAGCGGCTCGAGGCTCGCCTTGCCCCCCTTCCCCTCCGGCGGCTTGATACGCTGGGTTTTCCGGAAGGCGCGAAAGAAGCGGCGTTGTTCGCCTTGCTCGCGGCCGAATACCTCGTGGGGACTCCGGCGAATGTCCCGTCCGCAACTGGCGCGAAGCGTCGAGTCGTTCTAGGAAAGCTGACACCGTGA
- a CDS encoding GTP-binding protein, whose product MSSVNLMAREVAAKIVFYGPGLSGKTTSLRKIYETVRPAHRGEMMSIATEGDRTLFFDFLPVKVERVGDCSVRLALYTVPGQVFYNATRKLVLQGADGVVFVADSQPEAMDANRESLANLEENLFEHGIRLDRFPLVMQWNKRDLDNVLPVEQLRQELNPRGVPEFETAATNGQGVLDTLKAITRLVIKDLRAKRIVPPPRPVAPVGSPKPAGLEAQLTQHLQHRQPPSVSVPTGHGPAVAMMPAPTPVPHRASGSFPAIAPPPRVEPVVAPAPVPPPAAVTQAGPKLLGAASALAPGDLFDHARAAEAAFIAGNYSTCVTACADAIRRALAYAGEGTLAQQAFLLRVDGADLLRVQGLGNQTHLRVDDAAFALYVLMQTFVRLNAVGLPASE is encoded by the coding sequence GTGAGCAGCGTGAATCTGATGGCCCGCGAGGTGGCCGCCAAAATCGTCTTCTACGGACCAGGACTGTCCGGGAAGACGACCTCCCTGCGGAAGATCTACGAGACCGTCCGCCCGGCCCACCGGGGCGAGATGATGTCCATCGCCACCGAAGGCGACCGGACGCTCTTCTTCGACTTCCTTCCCGTGAAGGTGGAGCGAGTGGGCGACTGCTCGGTGCGGCTCGCGCTGTACACCGTGCCGGGCCAGGTCTTCTACAACGCGACCCGGAAGCTGGTGCTCCAGGGCGCCGACGGCGTCGTCTTCGTGGCGGACTCGCAGCCGGAGGCGATGGACGCCAACCGCGAGTCGCTGGCGAACCTGGAGGAGAACCTCTTCGAGCACGGCATCCGCCTGGACCGCTTCCCGCTGGTGATGCAGTGGAACAAGCGGGACCTGGACAACGTGCTGCCCGTGGAGCAGCTCCGCCAGGAGCTCAACCCGCGCGGCGTGCCGGAGTTCGAGACCGCGGCCACCAACGGGCAAGGCGTGCTCGACACGCTCAAGGCCATCACCCGGCTGGTCATCAAGGACCTGCGCGCCAAGCGCATCGTCCCGCCGCCGCGTCCCGTGGCGCCCGTGGGGAGCCCCAAGCCCGCGGGCCTGGAAGCGCAGCTCACCCAGCACCTGCAACACCGCCAGCCTCCGTCCGTCTCCGTCCCCACCGGACACGGTCCCGCCGTGGCGATGATGCCCGCGCCCACGCCCGTGCCGCATCGCGCGTCGGGCTCCTTCCCCGCCATCGCGCCTCCGCCGCGCGTGGAGCCCGTGGTCGCGCCCGCGCCGGTGCCTCCCCCCGCGGCCGTCACGCAGGCGGGGCCCAAGTTGCTGGGCGCGGCGAGTGCGCTCGCTCCGGGCGACCTGTTCGACCACGCGCGCGCCGCCGAGGCCGCGTTCATCGCGGGCAACTACTCCACCTGCGTCACCGCGTGCGCGGATGCCATCCGGCGCGCGCTCGCCTACGCGGGTGAGGGCACGCTGGCGCAGCAGGCCTTCCTTCTGCGCGTGGACGGCGCGGACCTCTTGCGCGTCCAGGGACTGGGCAACCAGACCCACCTGCGCGTCGACGACGCGGCCTTCGCCCTCTACGTGTTGATGCAGACCTTCGTCCGCCTCAACGCGGTGGGCCTGCCCGCCTCCGAGTAG
- a CDS encoding DUF4388 domain-containing protein, translated as MALHGDLFSYPLPEFLQWLDSSRKTGTLQLSWEAGERKLFLLSGQVGATASEGLRGRVARLLALAKLASGAKVLAAFDELSRTPDVDAAFDVHGLQARWIRDLGREELFAAMTDLTIAGRGTFHWTEDADRSGEDWVPSDMSIRELLFESLRWVDEQPDVDKALPIDALSVRALTPPSPSQPLMHRIILGLCTKPHNLGRLRLSMGVSRSSVTRRVYELLRAKLVEVDGAPQVEADPVAEMLEKGAVLMREGQYDAAGIVCASLLASDPADRRVREFARLVQREHVAALYSEMPPLLIPMVVHDPQGMSLLKPEERQIAGLVSGTWDVSTIVLASPARELETLKTLAKLLRMGLLQLTAPR; from the coding sequence ATGGCCCTCCACGGCGACCTCTTCAGTTATCCGCTCCCTGAGTTTCTTCAATGGCTGGACAGCTCCCGCAAGACGGGGACGCTCCAACTCTCCTGGGAGGCGGGTGAGCGGAAGCTCTTCCTCCTCTCCGGACAGGTAGGGGCCACGGCCTCCGAGGGCCTGCGAGGCCGCGTTGCCCGGCTCCTGGCGCTGGCGAAGCTGGCCTCTGGCGCGAAGGTGCTGGCGGCCTTCGACGAGCTGTCCCGGACGCCGGACGTCGATGCCGCCTTCGACGTGCATGGTCTCCAGGCGCGATGGATTCGCGACCTGGGCCGAGAGGAGCTGTTCGCGGCCATGACGGACCTGACCATCGCGGGGCGAGGCACGTTCCATTGGACGGAGGACGCGGACCGCTCGGGCGAGGACTGGGTGCCGTCGGACATGAGCATCCGCGAGCTCCTGTTCGAGTCCTTGCGCTGGGTGGATGAGCAGCCGGACGTGGACAAGGCGCTGCCCATCGACGCGTTGAGCGTGCGCGCGTTGACGCCGCCCAGCCCCAGCCAGCCGCTGATGCATCGAATCATCCTGGGGCTGTGCACGAAGCCCCACAACCTGGGGCGCTTGCGGCTGTCGATGGGCGTGTCGCGCTCGTCGGTGACGCGGCGGGTGTATGAGCTGCTCCGGGCGAAGCTGGTGGAGGTGGATGGCGCGCCGCAGGTGGAGGCGGACCCCGTCGCGGAGATGTTGGAGAAGGGCGCGGTGCTGATGCGCGAGGGCCAGTACGACGCGGCGGGCATCGTCTGCGCGTCGCTGCTCGCGAGCGACCCGGCGGACCGGCGCGTGCGCGAGTTCGCCCGGTTGGTGCAGCGCGAGCACGTGGCCGCGCTCTACTCGGAGATGCCGCCGCTGTTGATTCCCATGGTGGTGCATGACCCCCAGGGCATGTCGCTGCTCAAGCCCGAGGAGCGGCAGATCGCCGGCCTGGTGAGTGGCACGTGGGATGTGTCCACCATCGTCCTGGCGAGCCCCGCGCGGGAGCTGGAGACGCTCAAGACGTTGGCGAAGCTCCTGCGCATGGGCCTGTTGCAGCTCACCGCGCCCCGGTGA
- a CDS encoding metalloenzyme — protein MRVAVLFIDGVGIGRKDPAINPLAHREHLLSCFQDAPGPLLPADGRCLVVDPTFGVAGRPQSASNQTAILTGEPAPVLLGQHVLGYPNAALRGLLAQRSIVKRLGDAGRIATFANAYPAPYLDALAIPRRPTSSPPEFTPTPSAVRRMKPSAAKLAFAAGNVPLRTLEDARAGDGLTPDITGANARAYGLPAPERTPADAAEVFWRISSGADFTFFEHYLADEAGHAQDFAAAHAALDTFDAFLRAVVATRPADTRVLVCSDHGNVEDLSTRGHTLHPVPVLYFGPPAPDLESFSTVADVGRAVLRWLGVE, from the coding sequence GTGCGCGTCGCGGTCCTGTTCATCGACGGTGTCGGCATTGGCCGGAAGGACCCGGCCATCAATCCACTGGCGCACCGTGAACACCTGCTTTCCTGTTTCCAGGACGCCCCGGGCCCGCTCCTGCCAGCGGACGGCCGGTGTCTCGTCGTGGACCCGACCTTCGGCGTGGCGGGGAGACCCCAGTCCGCCTCCAATCAGACGGCCATCCTCACGGGGGAGCCCGCCCCGGTCCTCCTGGGCCAGCACGTGCTGGGCTACCCCAACGCCGCCCTGCGCGGCCTGCTCGCGCAGCGCTCCATCGTCAAGCGGCTGGGGGACGCGGGCCGCATCGCGACCTTCGCCAACGCCTACCCCGCCCCGTACCTGGACGCGCTGGCCATCCCCCGGCGCCCCACCTCGTCCCCTCCGGAGTTCACCCCGACCCCCTCGGCCGTGCGCCGCATGAAGCCCTCCGCCGCCAAGCTGGCCTTCGCCGCTGGCAACGTCCCCCTGCGCACGCTGGAGGACGCCCGGGCCGGAGACGGCCTCACCCCCGACATCACCGGCGCCAACGCCCGCGCGTACGGCCTGCCCGCCCCCGAGCGCACCCCCGCCGACGCCGCCGAGGTCTTCTGGCGCATCTCCTCCGGCGCGGACTTCACCTTCTTCGAGCACTACCTGGCCGACGAGGCCGGCCACGCCCAGGACTTCGCGGCCGCACACGCCGCGCTGGACACCTTCGACGCCTTCCTCCGCGCGGTGGTGGCCACGCGCCCCGCGGACACGCGGGTGCTGGTGTGCAGCGACCACGGCAACGTCGAGGACCTGTCCACACGCGGACACACCCTCCACCCGGTCCCCGTGCTCTACTTCGGACCACCCGCGCCGGACCTGGAGTCGTTCTCCACCGTCGCCGACGTGGGCCGCGCGGTGTTGCGTTGGCTGGGAGTGGAGTGA
- a CDS encoding hybrid sensor histidine kinase/response regulator encodes MAEQPRNSRELSAEATDSRTLLERLQQSAEVLEQLSMTRAPGLPEAAHVALRREAAALRELRGDLGLLLTSWSLLTDTSQKLLNLPTDELQTGVHGALEVLARHIDAQRGYVNLLSDDGEHLAESYEWCSQAVRPHGLADHRGRSVSAFRWTLSELRAGRVVAVTNTARLPAEASDEQRICAQLGVRAYVNVPLLLAGRLIGWMGFDAVDSPREWKLEERHLMRLTGHMLVTAVERRRREVMLLQEKEREQREQSLGILAAGLAHEINNPLAYTAGNLEYLRERLPGPCAQSDDECRQVLDEALEGTLRIQRIVADLKSLSAATAEPVEPVDLRAVAESTLRMAANQLRHRAQIIRDYPVDVPRVRGTTTKLGQVLLNLLLNAAHAIPEGRVSENRVIVGLRAAADEVSLSISDTGCGIAPEVMPRIFDPLFTTRRSGDGMGMGLAICRDIITALGGRIDVRSEQGRGTVVEVFLPRADPLAPVAQRVATPEPSVGRRVLVVDDEPRVLDLMKRLLRGHELVTVANGREALEYLSKDKSFDVILCDLMMPELTGMDVYHAVWKTWPGLHERIVFISGGAFTPETKRFLQDVRNPVLAKPFDAQNLRDVVMAAGASRLD; translated from the coding sequence ATGGCCGAGCAGCCGCGGAACAGCCGGGAGCTGTCCGCCGAGGCAACGGACTCACGGACATTGTTGGAGCGACTCCAGCAATCGGCCGAGGTCCTGGAGCAACTCAGCATGACGCGGGCTCCGGGACTGCCGGAGGCCGCTCACGTGGCGCTGCGGCGGGAAGCCGCGGCGTTGCGGGAGCTGCGCGGAGACCTGGGGCTGTTGCTCACGAGCTGGTCGCTGCTCACCGACACCTCCCAGAAGCTGCTGAACCTTCCGACGGATGAGCTCCAGACGGGCGTCCATGGGGCGCTGGAAGTCCTCGCGCGGCACATCGACGCGCAGCGCGGCTACGTCAACCTGCTCTCCGACGACGGCGAGCACCTGGCGGAGAGCTACGAGTGGTGCTCGCAGGCCGTGCGCCCCCATGGACTGGCGGACCACCGGGGGCGGAGTGTCTCCGCGTTCCGCTGGACGCTGAGCGAGCTGCGCGCGGGCCGGGTGGTGGCGGTGACCAACACGGCGCGCCTCCCCGCCGAGGCCAGCGACGAGCAGCGCATCTGCGCCCAGCTCGGCGTCCGCGCCTACGTCAACGTGCCGCTGCTGCTGGCCGGAAGGTTGATCGGCTGGATGGGCTTCGACGCGGTGGATTCGCCGCGCGAGTGGAAGCTCGAGGAGCGCCACTTGATGCGCCTGACGGGCCACATGCTCGTCACGGCGGTGGAGCGCAGACGCCGGGAGGTGATGCTGCTCCAGGAGAAGGAGCGCGAGCAGCGCGAACAATCCCTGGGCATCCTCGCCGCGGGCCTGGCGCATGAAATCAACAACCCGCTGGCGTACACGGCGGGCAACCTGGAGTACCTGCGTGAGCGGCTGCCGGGCCCCTGCGCGCAATCCGACGACGAGTGCCGCCAGGTCCTCGACGAAGCGCTGGAGGGCACCCTCCGCATCCAGCGAATCGTCGCGGACCTCAAGTCGCTCTCGGCCGCCACCGCGGAGCCCGTGGAGCCCGTGGACCTGCGAGCCGTCGCGGAGAGCACGCTGCGGATGGCGGCCAATCAGCTCCGGCACCGCGCGCAGATCATCCGAGACTACCCGGTGGACGTGCCCCGGGTTCGCGGCACGACGACGAAGCTGGGCCAGGTGCTGCTCAACCTCCTGCTCAACGCGGCCCACGCCATCCCCGAGGGCCGCGTCTCCGAGAACCGTGTCATCGTCGGACTGCGCGCAGCGGCGGATGAGGTGTCGCTGTCCATCTCCGACACGGGGTGCGGCATCGCTCCCGAGGTCATGCCGCGCATCTTCGACCCGCTGTTCACCACGCGCCGCTCGGGCGACGGCATGGGCATGGGCCTGGCCATCTGCCGCGACATCATCACCGCGCTGGGCGGGCGGATTGACGTGCGGAGCGAGCAAGGGCGCGGCACCGTCGTCGAGGTGTTCCTGCCACGCGCGGACCCCCTCGCCCCCGTCGCGCAAAGAGTGGCCACTCCGGAGCCCTCCGTGGGCCGTCGGGTGCTCGTGGTCGACGATGAGCCTCGGGTGCTGGACCTGATGAAGCGGCTGCTGCGCGGCCACGAGCTCGTCACCGTCGCCAACGGCCGCGAGGCCCTGGAGTACCTCAGCAAGGACAAGTCCTTCGACGTCATCCTGTGCGACCTGATGATGCCGGAGCTGACGGGCATGGACGTGTACCACGCCGTCTGGAAGACCTGGCCGGGCCTGCACGAGCGCATCGTCTTCATCAGCGGCGGCGCCTTCACGCCCGAGACGAAGCGCTTCCTTCAGGACGTGCGCAATCCAGTGTTGGCCAAGCCCTTCGACGCCCAGAACCTGCGCGACGTGGTGATGGCCGCGGGGGCCTCGCGCCTCGACTGA
- a CDS encoding OmpA family protein yields MRPRPEALRMGRQAWSRFAWSRMVLLVCGLLWVLLGGATVHAEPGATGEASLEMVHEDRLGPGSHWELVSVEYLLDGRALPSVAPGEASSGARYALPLGLRWLDVSAIYVGRSSVFSYVEGYRFVMRARVTLDARPGDSVRITSTAYAKDGITVQWQQRPSFLVMGQPHEAVVGIEYGPAMNAPLPEDVAARVVDEVLAEARRRSARPPAATAFTSDELPVTCVLAPVFFDFFDTRISGEGEQALLRAAECLQRRPHLRVRLQGHADVMGPESVNTSLGLGRAQSVAAMLQSMGIEGSRLYLETRGAELPPCDDGTPGCFARSRRVELVAEPSPP; encoded by the coding sequence ATGCGACCGCGGCCTGAAGCGCTCCGGATGGGGCGACAGGCGTGGAGCCGCTTCGCGTGGTCTCGCATGGTGCTCTTGGTGTGCGGACTGCTGTGGGTCCTGCTCGGTGGCGCCACGGTGCACGCGGAGCCGGGGGCGACGGGCGAAGCCTCGCTTGAGATGGTGCATGAGGACCGTCTCGGCCCGGGGAGTCACTGGGAGCTCGTCTCCGTCGAGTACCTGCTGGATGGACGTGCGCTGCCCTCCGTGGCGCCGGGTGAAGCCTCGAGCGGTGCGAGGTACGCGCTGCCGCTGGGCCTGCGCTGGCTCGATGTGTCCGCCATCTATGTGGGCCGCTCGTCGGTCTTCTCGTACGTGGAGGGCTATCGCTTCGTGATGCGAGCGCGCGTCACGCTCGACGCACGGCCGGGGGATTCGGTGCGCATCACCTCGACGGCCTATGCGAAGGACGGCATCACGGTGCAGTGGCAGCAGCGTCCGTCGTTCCTGGTGATGGGGCAGCCGCACGAAGCCGTGGTGGGCATCGAATACGGGCCCGCGATGAACGCCCCGCTCCCGGAGGACGTCGCGGCCCGTGTGGTCGACGAAGTGCTCGCCGAGGCCCGTCGCCGCTCCGCGCGACCTCCCGCGGCCACGGCCTTCACCTCCGATGAGCTGCCCGTCACGTGTGTGCTCGCGCCCGTCTTCTTCGACTTCTTCGACACTCGAATCTCCGGAGAGGGAGAGCAGGCGTTGCTGCGCGCGGCGGAGTGCCTCCAGCGGCGTCCTCACCTGCGCGTCCGGCTCCAGGGGCATGCCGACGTGATGGGGCCCGAGTCCGTGAACACGTCGCTGGGGCTGGGCCGTGCGCAGTCCGTGGCCGCGATGCTCCAGTCGATGGGCATCGAGGGCTCGCGCCTCTACCTGGAGACCCGAGGCGCCGAGTTGCCTCCATGCGACGACGGAACGCCCGGATGCTTCGCACGCAGCCGCCGCGTGGAGCTGGTCGCGGAGCCGTCTCCTCCCTGA
- a CDS encoding TldD/PmbA family protein: MVGDVPSLIQPVLPLLAASAVLMAATPAQDSRLTLLDAMASELTRNHQQLKLQSHEPPYFMSYQLKDYTQDVVAARYGAVFMDDGYRERRLYVDVRVGDYSFDSSVAEGLDFSFSTKGTSYTSRKEGPLDDSPLALRTALWLITDEKYKSALFQYLKKKGEDVYSVEDPKRPASFTKEKPSTHVQPPVERPFQRERWVKLAREVSARFNAHPELFDSEVRVTSDKVTRLFVSTEGSRLVTEETLYGLHVSAVTRAPDGQLLDNSRDFYAPTEAGLPDDTRVRESAEKVIEELLALRQAPAIDPYTGPAILAPEAAGVLFHETLGHRLEGDRQDGDNEGKTFKGQVGKLVLPTFLSLHDDPSLRTMGGEPLNGYYLYDEEGVKGQRVTLVEKGLLRNYLLGRRPVDGFLQSNGHGRSQGTLKPVARMANLVVESTKQVSDAKLKQMLIEEAKRQDKPYGLIIRDITGGNTNTSSYGYQAFKGVPRMVYRVDVKTGKETLVRGVEIVGTPLSAVNRLMATGQKLGVFNGFCGAESGNVPVSTVAPAALIQEIELQRAVEGKDRPPILSSPAASQAPAPREKP, from the coding sequence ATGGTGGGGGACGTGCCATCCCTCATCCAACCCGTCCTCCCCCTGCTGGCGGCCTCGGCCGTGTTGATGGCGGCGACGCCCGCGCAGGACTCACGCCTGACGCTGCTCGATGCCATGGCGAGCGAGCTGACGCGCAATCATCAACAGCTCAAGCTCCAGAGCCACGAGCCGCCGTACTTCATGAGCTATCAGCTCAAGGACTACACGCAGGACGTCGTGGCCGCGCGCTATGGCGCCGTCTTCATGGACGACGGCTACCGCGAGCGCCGCCTCTACGTCGACGTGCGGGTGGGGGACTATTCCTTCGACAGCTCGGTCGCGGAGGGCTTGGACTTCTCGTTCTCCACCAAGGGCACCAGCTACACGTCGCGCAAGGAAGGGCCGCTGGATGACTCGCCGCTGGCGCTGCGCACGGCGCTGTGGCTCATCACCGACGAGAAGTACAAGTCGGCCCTCTTCCAATACCTGAAGAAGAAGGGCGAGGACGTCTACTCGGTGGAGGACCCGAAGCGTCCGGCGTCCTTCACGAAGGAGAAGCCGAGCACCCACGTGCAGCCGCCGGTGGAGCGGCCCTTCCAGCGTGAGCGCTGGGTGAAGCTGGCGCGCGAGGTGTCCGCGCGGTTCAACGCGCATCCAGAGTTGTTCGACTCCGAGGTGCGAGTCACCTCGGACAAGGTGACGCGGCTGTTCGTGTCGACGGAGGGCTCGCGGCTGGTGACGGAGGAGACGCTGTATGGGCTCCACGTCTCGGCGGTGACGCGTGCTCCGGATGGGCAGTTGTTGGACAACTCGCGGGACTTCTACGCGCCCACGGAGGCGGGGCTTCCGGATGACACGCGCGTGCGCGAGTCGGCCGAGAAGGTCATCGAGGAGCTGCTGGCGCTGCGGCAGGCGCCGGCCATCGACCCGTACACGGGTCCGGCCATCCTGGCGCCGGAGGCGGCGGGGGTGTTGTTCCACGAGACGCTGGGGCACCGGTTGGAGGGTGACCGGCAGGACGGGGACAACGAGGGGAAGACCTTCAAGGGCCAGGTGGGGAAGCTGGTGCTGCCGACGTTCCTGTCCCTGCACGACGACCCGTCGCTGCGCACGATGGGCGGTGAGCCTCTCAACGGGTACTACCTCTATGACGAGGAGGGCGTGAAGGGGCAGCGCGTGACGCTGGTGGAGAAGGGCCTGCTGCGCAACTACCTGCTGGGGCGCCGCCCCGTGGATGGGTTCCTCCAGTCCAACGGACATGGTCGCAGCCAGGGCACGCTGAAGCCGGTGGCGCGCATGGCGAACCTGGTGGTGGAGAGCACGAAGCAGGTGAGCGACGCGAAGCTGAAGCAGATGCTCATCGAGGAGGCGAAGCGGCAGGACAAGCCCTATGGCCTCATCATCCGCGACATCACCGGAGGCAACACGAACACGTCCAGCTATGGCTACCAGGCCTTCAAGGGCGTGCCGCGCATGGTGTACCGGGTGGATGTGAAGACGGGGAAGGAGACGCTGGTGCGCGGCGTGGAGATTGTCGGCACGCCGCTGTCGGCGGTGAACCGCCTCATGGCCACGGGGCAGAAGCTGGGCGTCTTCAATGGCTTCTGCGGCGCGGAGAGTGGAAACGTGCCGGTGTCCACGGTGGCGCCCGCGGCGTTGATCCAGGAGATCGAGCTCCAGCGCGCGGTGGAGGGCAAGGACCGTCCGCCGATTCTGTCCAGCCCCGCGGCCTCGCAGGCCCCGGCGCCTCGCGAGAAGCCGTAG